The region ATCGAAATTTTTAATTCACCAAGAGAATCATCTTCATAAGGATCAGCTCCTGCAACATAATAAATTATATTGGCATCAAAATCTTTTCGGATCTGATTTAAGGAAGATTCTAATGTAGATAAATACTCATCATCTTTGGTGTTTGCTTCTAAGTTCACATCTAAGTTAGATTCTTCTTTCTTAGGGTAAAGATTACCTTGGTGCATCGAAAATGTGAAAACTTTGTCATCGTATTGGAAAATATAGGAATTTCCATTTCCTTGATGCAAATCCAAGTCAATGATGAGGGCATTTATGTTCGGAGATGTTTCTTTTTGTTTTCTGATCGCAATCGCAACGTCGTTTAAATAACAAAAACCTTCAGCTTTGTCAGGGAAACTATGATGATAACCGCCGCCCATATTCAAAGCAAATTGAAAGTTTTTTGAAAGTTCTGCTGCCATAATCGTCCCACCGACACCATACATAAAACTTTCCACAATACTTCGATTAAGCGGAAGTTCAGAATACATAGTTCGCGATGTATGTTCGTAACTAAACAGATCATCTAAGTATTCTTTGGTATGAACGAGTTCTAAATCTGCTTCTTCTGCTTTTTTGGGTAACAAAATGTCCCAGGATGCATAGACCGGATCCCTTTTGACACGATTGTAAAGATGAGAATACTTATGTGCCGGGAACACATGGCCAGGTAATTCGAGATTGTACGAAGAATGGTAAATGAGAGCGAGTGCATTAGATGCCATTAAATTGATATTTTTGCGAAAAATGACACAAGTCAATTCAATCCGTACAATTTACTTGCAGGAAAAATCAAAAAAGCTAAGAATAGGGCCTATGCCGGAAGACGACAAAATCCCTAACAAACGCACTAAAATTATCTGTACCATTGGTCCTGCATCTGCTAACCGTGAAACGATTCTAAAATTGATCTATTCAGGAATGGATTTGGCAAGGATGAATTTTTCCCATTCCACCCATGACTACCACAAAGAAATTTTTGAGCTTTTGCGTGAATGTGAACAGGAATCTGGCAAATCCATCGGCATCCTTGCCGACTTACAAGGCCCGAAAATTAGAACAGGGAAATTGGGAACGGGATCCTTGGAACTGAAAACAGGAGACCAAATCGCCATCAACAACAAAGGTGATTTCCTCGGAACAAAAGAAGAAATCGGTTGTACCTACCAGTACATTTTAAATGACATAGATGTCGGACATAAGATCCTAATTGACGACGGCAAACTCTCGTTTGTTGTAAAATCCAAAACAAAAGAAAAAGCAGTTTTGGAAACCGTCATTGGAGGGACTTTAAAAGACAACAAGGGTATCAACCTTCCGGGAACACCTATTTCAGCTCCTGCTCTTTCTGAAAAAGATATTGAAGATTTACAATTTGCTTTATCACTCGGAGTCGATTATATTGCTCTATCTTTTGTTAGACGAGCCAGTGATTTAGAGATGGCAAGACAATTTATGAAGGACAGTTATGCAGGTCTTATCGCAAAAATTGAACGACCTGAGGCCATTCAGAATATAGAAGAAATCATTGATAATTGTGATGGGATTATGATTGCTCGTGGAGATTTGGGTGTCGAATTAGATACACAATATGTTCCTATCATCCAAAAAGAAATGATCACCAAGTTAAACCAACAAGGGAAACCTGTCATCACCGCCACACAGATGTTAGAGACAATGATTGACAACCCTCGTCCGACAAGGGCCGAAGCCAGTGACGTTGCCAATGCGGTTATGGATGGAACAGATGCCGTTATGTTGTCAGGTGAAACTGCTTCTGGAAAGTATCCAATTGAAACTGTAAGAACCATGACAAGTATCATCCAAGCAGCAGAGGAATCGGAAATTTACTTATCACACTTACGTAGTATGGATCGTTCTGAATTTGAAGTGGAACGAACAGCTCTTGGCAGTGCTGCCGAAGCAATTTCCAGATCCATCAACGCAAAAGCCATCATCAACTTTACGAGATCAGGATATTCCTCCCTTCTCTCTTCTGAGTTTCGTCCTATGAAACCAATATATTCTTTCACTCCATTTCTTGGAACGGCAAGAAAGATGCAATTGTACTGGGGTGTAGAAGCTTATGTAATGCCAATGATGGATAAGTTTCCTGATATGATTGCTTTTATGAGTAAAACTTTAAAGTCAGAAGGAAAATTAAAATCTGGTGATACGGTTGTGATTCTATCGGGAGCACCGGGATCTGTCGCACAAACAGTAGACTTTATTCAAATCCACAAACTCAAGTAACAATTGTTTTTCGAATGCCCCGGGCTGCAATAAAAGCTGTGG is a window of Leptospira kanakyensis DNA encoding:
- a CDS encoding histone deacetylase family protein — translated: MASNALALIYHSSYNLELPGHVFPAHKYSHLYNRVKRDPVYASWDILLPKKAEEADLELVHTKEYLDDLFSYEHTSRTMYSELPLNRSIVESFMYGVGGTIMAAELSKNFQFALNMGGGYHHSFPDKAEGFCYLNDVAIAIRKQKETSPNINALIIDLDLHQGNGNSYIFQYDDKVFTFSMHQGNLYPKKEESNLDVNLEANTKDDEYLSTLESSLNQIRKDFDANIIYYVAGADPYEDDSLGELKISMKGLKERDLMIRKFAESLNVPCVVTLAGGYARDFRDTVEIHFNTITAFGEK
- the pyk gene encoding pyruvate kinase, with the protein product MPEDDKIPNKRTKIICTIGPASANRETILKLIYSGMDLARMNFSHSTHDYHKEIFELLRECEQESGKSIGILADLQGPKIRTGKLGTGSLELKTGDQIAINNKGDFLGTKEEIGCTYQYILNDIDVGHKILIDDGKLSFVVKSKTKEKAVLETVIGGTLKDNKGINLPGTPISAPALSEKDIEDLQFALSLGVDYIALSFVRRASDLEMARQFMKDSYAGLIAKIERPEAIQNIEEIIDNCDGIMIARGDLGVELDTQYVPIIQKEMITKLNQQGKPVITATQMLETMIDNPRPTRAEASDVANAVMDGTDAVMLSGETASGKYPIETVRTMTSIIQAAEESEIYLSHLRSMDRSEFEVERTALGSAAEAISRSINAKAIINFTRSGYSSLLSSEFRPMKPIYSFTPFLGTARKMQLYWGVEAYVMPMMDKFPDMIAFMSKTLKSEGKLKSGDTVVILSGAPGSVAQTVDFIQIHKLK